From the Thermococcus guaymasensis DSM 11113 genome, one window contains:
- a CDS encoding acetate--CoA ligase family protein — protein MEAPNLDFLFYPRSVALIGASNVPGKIGNSIMRSITLRFDGKIYAVNVKGGEIEINGKKFPVYKNIKDIPDEVDVAVIAVPAKFVPDVIDECGEKGVKGAVVISAGFKEAGRADLEEELVKRARKWGIRVVGPNCLGVTNLENGFDCNFNPPERQARPPFGKVAFMSQSGAFGAAILDWAASHEIGMSKFISLGNMADLDESDFMAYLGDDPKTGVITGYIEGVKDGRKFFNVAKEVTLKKPIIILKAGRTEAGAKAAASHTGSLAGSFKIYEAAFEQTGVLSAKSMRQLFNYAKALAMQRPAKGNRVAIVTNGGGAGVMMSDGLLESGMKLAELSEGTNKKFAESIEKGELPEHMSYKNPIDIIGDAPSSRYEVAMRYALEDPNVDVLVVIALFQSPALDEGIVDAVARMREYGKPIVFVAPGGEYPHRIARRIEKEAGVPVYETVEDGVDAVYALVKYGEWLKENGRL, from the coding sequence GTGGAGGCTCCGAACCTTGACTTCCTGTTTTATCCCAGGAGCGTCGCCCTTATAGGCGCTTCCAACGTGCCCGGGAAGATCGGCAACTCCATAATGCGCTCCATAACGCTCCGGTTTGATGGCAAAATCTATGCAGTCAACGTCAAGGGTGGTGAAATCGAGATAAACGGGAAGAAGTTCCCGGTTTACAAGAACATTAAGGACATACCTGACGAAGTCGACGTCGCGGTCATAGCCGTTCCCGCTAAGTTCGTCCCAGACGTCATCGACGAGTGCGGCGAGAAGGGTGTCAAGGGCGCCGTCGTTATCTCTGCCGGCTTCAAGGAAGCTGGAAGGGCCGACCTTGAGGAGGAGCTCGTGAAGCGCGCCAGGAAGTGGGGCATCCGCGTCGTCGGCCCGAACTGCCTCGGCGTCACCAACCTTGAGAACGGCTTTGACTGCAACTTCAACCCGCCGGAGAGGCAGGCCAGGCCGCCCTTCGGAAAGGTCGCCTTCATGAGCCAGAGCGGTGCCTTCGGTGCGGCAATTCTCGACTGGGCCGCGAGCCACGAGATAGGCATGAGCAAGTTCATCAGCCTTGGTAACATGGCCGACCTCGACGAGAGCGACTTCATGGCATATCTCGGCGATGACCCGAAAACCGGCGTCATCACCGGCTACATCGAGGGCGTCAAGGACGGAAGGAAGTTCTTCAACGTCGCCAAGGAGGTCACGCTCAAGAAGCCCATCATCATTCTCAAGGCGGGAAGGACTGAGGCTGGAGCAAAAGCGGCCGCGAGCCACACCGGCTCCCTTGCGGGCTCATTCAAAATATACGAGGCCGCCTTCGAGCAGACGGGCGTCCTGAGCGCCAAGAGCATGCGCCAGCTCTTCAACTACGCCAAGGCTTTGGCCATGCAGAGGCCCGCGAAGGGCAACCGCGTGGCGATAGTCACCAACGGCGGTGGAGCAGGGGTCATGATGAGCGACGGCCTGCTTGAGAGCGGCATGAAGCTCGCCGAGCTCAGTGAGGGGACCAATAAGAAGTTCGCGGAGTCCATAGAGAAGGGTGAGCTCCCCGAGCACATGAGCTACAAGAACCCGATAGACATCATCGGCGACGCCCCGTCGAGCAGGTACGAGGTTGCCATGCGCTATGCTCTGGAAGACCCGAACGTTGACGTCCTAGTTGTCATAGCGCTCTTCCAGAGCCCGGCCCTCGACGAGGGAATCGTTGATGCCGTCGCGAGGATGAGGGAGTACGGCAAGCCGATAGTCTTCGTTGCTCCCGGTGGCGAGTACCCGCACAGGATCGCCAGAAGAATCGAGAAGGAAGCGGGCGTCCCCGTCTACGAGACCGTCGAGGACGGCGTTGATGCAGTCTACGCCCTCGTCAAGTACGGCGAGTGGCTGAAGGAGAACGGAAGGCTCTGA
- a CDS encoding winged helix-turn-helix domain-containing protein gives MAKVKVITDPEVIKLMLEDTRRKILALLRNREMTISQLSEILGKTPQTVYHHIEKLKEAGLVEVKRTEMKGNLVEKYYGRTADAFYINLYLGDEELRYLARSRLKTKLDIFKALGYEFDDEELLDVMDKLLEKEHEFKTEISKEIETNEEALKDFSNEDIIHAIEWLAMAKMGRDKESIELLQKLGKILKK, from the coding sequence ATGGCAAAAGTGAAAGTCATAACAGACCCAGAAGTGATAAAGTTAATGCTGGAGGACACAAGGAGGAAGATACTGGCCCTGCTGAGGAACAGGGAGATGACGATCTCTCAGCTCAGTGAGATACTGGGGAAGACACCCCAGACAGTTTACCACCACATCGAAAAGCTCAAGGAGGCAGGGCTGGTCGAGGTCAAAAGGACAGAGATGAAAGGCAACCTCGTCGAGAAGTACTACGGGAGGACGGCCGACGCGTTCTACATCAACCTGTACCTCGGAGACGAGGAGCTCCGCTACCTCGCCCGCTCAAGGCTCAAGACCAAGCTTGACATTTTCAAGGCTCTTGGATACGAGTTCGATGATGAGGAGCTCCTAGACGTCATGGACAAACTCCTGGAGAAAGAGCACGAGTTCAAGACAGAGATATCCAAGGAGATAGAGACCAACGAGGAAGCCCTGAAGGACTTCTCTAATGAAGACATAATACACGCCATCGAGTGGCTCGCAATGGCCAAAATGGGCCGCGACAAAGAGAGTATAGAGCTCCTTCAGAAGCTCGGGAAAATACTTAAAAAGTGA
- a CDS encoding DUF211 domain-containing protein, translated as MAKGIRLLVLDVLKPHQPMVTDLALGLSELEGVDGVNITLVEIDKETENVKITVVGDDLDYEEIVQTIEEFGGVVHSIDMVAAGRRIVEEEETPQDKLEEY; from the coding sequence ATGGCAAAGGGAATAAGGCTTCTTGTCTTGGACGTTCTCAAGCCCCACCAGCCTATGGTGACTGATCTGGCCTTAGGGCTGAGCGAGCTGGAGGGTGTGGATGGAGTTAACATAACCCTTGTAGAAATAGACAAGGAAACAGAGAACGTCAAGATAACAGTCGTTGGAGATGACCTCGACTACGAAGAGATCGTTCAGACCATAGAAGAGTTTGGAGGGGTTGTCCACAGCATCGATATGGTCGCCGCGGGAAGAAGAATAGTAGAGGAGGAAGAAACTCCCCAGGACAAGCTGGAGGAGTATTGA
- a CDS encoding ArsR/SmtB family transcription factor, whose translation MREVLIITEAEKVKALSEETRFRILQLLRERPMTINELSNILGKDRTTIYRHIKMLENAGLVEELETPGNEKIYARSARIFLIKADPDESVEEFRQAYLQIEAKKLVQILEKAGFKIKDKDALEKLAKEVLNEIEVNSQPIIKKISQAGVELTEIELFHLLNMLVFLQSCELCEKAKELNKLLQF comes from the coding sequence TTGAGGGAAGTTCTAATCATTACCGAGGCCGAAAAGGTCAAAGCGCTCTCTGAGGAGACCAGGTTTAGGATTCTCCAGCTCCTCAGGGAGCGCCCCATGACCATTAACGAACTCAGCAACATCTTGGGAAAGGACAGAACGACAATCTACCGCCATATAAAGATGCTTGAAAACGCGGGACTCGTGGAGGAGCTCGAAACCCCGGGAAACGAGAAAATTTACGCGAGAAGCGCAAGGATTTTCCTAATAAAGGCAGACCCCGATGAGAGTGTCGAAGAGTTCAGGCAGGCGTATCTGCAGATAGAGGCGAAGAAACTCGTTCAGATCCTGGAGAAAGCAGGGTTTAAGATAAAAGATAAAGATGCCCTCGAAAAGCTAGCAAAGGAAGTTTTGAATGAGATCGAAGTAAATTCCCAACCAATAATAAAGAAAATCTCCCAGGCGGGAGTTGAACTCACTGAGATAGAGCTCTTCCACCTCCTCAACATGCTCGTATTCCTCCAGAGCTGTGAGCTTTGCGAAAAGGCAAAGGAACTCAACAAGCTACTTCAATTCTGA